The DNA sequence tataatgtttatgttgtgtagaacataatgtgcatgttattaaatgtttacgaatattattgaacaaaaaaaattgaaatttagatgaatagattacattttatccaactttgtactccaatactccaatatattGTGTACTCCATTGAACTTTACTCTATCTCAAAAATCAAGTTGTTAATATTAAACTCGCTTAAAACCTtgactttttttataattttagtatttatttCCTCAAAATTAAGTAGTTAATAATCTTCTTAAAACCTTGACTTTCTCATAACTGTCAATTCTTTCGTCTCTGTTCTCTACAGGATACTTATGATAATCAGGTATTTGATGTTATTTTACAAATAGCAAATTATAGTAACGCCATGCTATTTGCGGGTATTTTGTACTTCCAATGTTCCTTGTCCTCAATACGTAGctattttgactttttgcacatatTTTAAGTGGAAAAAAACATAACTTTGCTGCCTGTTTTTTCAATTTGTtccaacaaaaatataaataataaattttaattcataaaagaaaaatttgtaaaataatttatgacaCTGTCCTTTCTATAGATCTTAAAAACATGCAAATAATCAATATTAATTTGAATGGAAAGAGTAGAGGAGAAAATTTGATCTCTCCAAAATTTTTGTTAAAAGGCCCCGGTTTAATATTGGGTTAAATATCACTTTGGTTACTGAAGTCAGTCCCATGTATCAATTCTTTGATCAGTTTGAACGAGATCTCATCTGTACCATTCTAGTAACAAGTAATGACACTCCCGTTAAGTTGACTTGTTAACTTGACGGAAATGGTGACTTGACACTTAACAGTTGGACACAATGTCATGTATTGCTGACATGAACTCCAACAGATATTAAAGATTGTTTCTACAGTCCATTCGGGCCAACCAAACTGGCAATTTCTCACAGGTCAGTGCCTTGTTGCAGAGCTTGTAGATGGTAATAAACACATTACCGGAGAAGTTCAAGACGAAACTTTGATGCACAAAACCTATGCTGCTCAACTGATGGGTGGATAGGCATCCTTCTGCAACTGCAATACTAAGTGAATATAATACTACAAGGTTAATGTAAAATAATGATATtgtattaaatatcaaaataaatttgtcatatttaataattagttttgcacatatgatttataatatattctctcGTTACAGATATTGCAATGTTTATTTTTGTTTcgaaaattacatttaaattaatataatatgtatttttcaaacaaaatatttttaagtaataTATAGACAAcatttaattatgttatttttaatgaacacgttaaatattttttttaagattaatcTAGTGAAAAGACTTAAAGAATTAATATgcccaaaatatatattttagtgagaTTTATAAAGATATTTTTGTTATAACGAAAAACTCGTTAAACATGTcaaagaattttaatatttcgatttTAATTGTTTTCACTTATAACACGTGCAAAAGCATGAGTAACTTTtaacatatttaattttaatttaattttgattttgtgataatttttaaaatttattaaattaacttgtgagaatattattttatatttaaatttattaataatataacatttttattttaaaaataaatattgtctaaaaatataattaacttataCTTATTCATACTtattcaatttaatattattttatttctaataataaaaataatcactTAGCTATTTGTATTTGAGAATTCATgattgtatttaattataatatttttttaaaaaaaagaaattgtcTTCACATGGATGTTCTGGATTTTGCAGGAGTTACTGCTGTTTTAGATTTTACGGCGATTTTGTGACCGAGCACCTGCAAGCAACCCTATTAACagaatatatgtatgtaaacaCCTGGATTGCCACGTACAGGGCCAGCTTAGTGCCAAGTCAGTACCGTCACTTTTTCCGTCAGGTCAACAAGTCAGTTTAACGGGAATGTCATTACTTGTTACTAGAATGGTACAGATGAGACCTCATTCAAATTGATGAAAGAATTGATACATGGGTCTGAATTCAGTGACCAAAGTGATATTTAACCCGTTTAATATTTTGTCTAGATCATAAAAAATACAAGGATTGGACCTGATGACTCTACATGCACGATAGCTGGCCGACTGGAATAAATGAGCATTCCTTCGCCAGCAGGACATGTTGTGCATGCTTCGTAGTCTATGCAACGAAACACAGCTTTAACGGAAAAaaaaggcttaatgacctttcaGCTTTCGAGGATTGTATACATTATCTGATGCGGCCTTGATATTTAAAGTCGTTCGATTCAATCCTCCAAGTTTCCGAATGTATCTTTTAGCATGAGAGAGCAAAGTGCAGATCAGTGCGGTTTTATGGTAAAACCGAAACCAGAACCGCATACCctcggtttttaaaaattaaaaccgaaacaGCCGGTTCGGTTACGGGTTCGGTTTTAAATATCTCGGTTCGGTTACAGTAacttcggtttcggttacaaaaccgcatacacaaaaaataaaaaacagaaatCTTCCTTCATTCAAAATACGAGGAATTGATATTATACAAGATTTATAATAGATTAGTAAAATAAAATCTCTACAATAGGAAAAATCTCCTGCAACAAATTTGGTAAAGCATAAGCTGCTAATGATTCCAAGCAAAAAACATGTGCAAGTCTTTCTCATTAATCTGTCCACTGCACTTCTTAGATTGTCACTGCCAGTCTGCTTATGCCATACCTATAAAAAATGATATCTTCAGACTTCAATCATCGATTCAAATTGAGTAAATAGCACTTTGGTGGCCTATACTATTTTGTTTTTGCACTTTGGTGGCCAAACAATAAAAGTCATCAATTGTGTGGCCGAacaaatctttttttaacaattgAAGGGCTCCGCTCGCTGAGACTGAACGGCGTTAACGGTCGTTAAGGTTAGTTTTGTCATTTCAACCTCTAACGTCTCTTTTTGGGCACTATATGTATAGCTTTTGTGTGCAGCAGTGGTTCTTCTAACCCTAGAAATTGAATCTTTCCTTCCCAAACCACTTCAAAATCAGCAAGATGAATCAGCAATGTTCGTGTGGGAACTGGGCAGTGGAGAAGACGTCATGGACGGAATATAATCCGGGGCGACGATTCCTCACTTGTGTCAACGGTAGGTGTAATTTTTTCAGGTGGAATGAACCAGAGTTCGATGCCTGCAGTAAGAGCGTGATAAACGGACTACTCCGGCAGTTGAAGAACAAGGACGACGAGCATTTCGCTGAGATGATCAAGGCTAAAGATGAGTACCAACATTTCTACAAGGAGGAGCTCACAGAGACACAAAATGAAGCTGCCATTTACAAGGAGAAGATGTCTGAGTTGAAGAAAGAATCGAGACAGTggaaatttgtgtgtgtgtgttattgTTGTTGTACGTTTTCCATTACTGGTTTGCACCAGTTGGTAGGGATGAAACCAATGTGTAAATCTATATGTGCAATGTAGTTTAGACATTCCAGTAATGTAATGTAATGCAGTTGTGGTAATAAAATGCTAGTTCTTTTGTCGAAAGCAACAACAAAATGTGTCCAAAACAAACTCAAATTTCATACCATAGTGGATCTTAATCTTCCATACATAATCCAGAAGATCATAATCGTTTCTAAATGTCATACATAGCATTGATAGAAGATTACAAAAGGAAATTGTTCTTAAATAACAACCAGATGACATAACAAAGTTACTATATCTTCCATCCTGGCTTTGCACTCATCCTTGTTTTCTTGGCAGCATCAGATTGCAGCTTTTTAGCTGCCTGTAGCTGTCTTACTGTAGTTACTTCTCTGCTTCTCCAAGTGAATGTTTTAGGTCTGATAGGCACCCTTTCTGCACTGCTACCTTGCTGCTTACTTGCATCTGCATTTTTTGAAGGTGGTGGATGACTGTCTCCATCTTTTGAAGGTGGTGTTGCCTCTGTCTTTGGGGGTGGTCCATCTCCAGCATCATTACAAGGAGACTTACCCTTATCAACATTTTTTTGTGCATTCTATAATGGCAAATGTAGTCattaaattgaatataatgatgCAAATGTAATGGCAAATGTAATGATGCAAATCTTACTTTCATTGGACATGTTCTTGAGTTATGACCTGCTGCTTTGCATGTCCTGCAGGTGACCTGTGTCCTTCCAACAACTGGTGCCCTTCCCTCTTCAGCTGCTTTCTTCACTTCATCACTTTTCTGTAAGAAAATATTAACTGTGAGAAACATTAAAATCAAGAGTCAATAATCTAGTTTATAGGAAATGAGATGGACCTTAGCAGGACATGTCCTTGAGTTATGATTGGAGGCTTTGCAGTACTTACAATTCATTTTTAAGCCCACCCTTGGTAGTTTTATTGCATCTTTGGGGATGTCATTGGTTCTATTTCTCCTTTTCTTGGGCCTGCGAGCTTGAACCCTTAAAGTAGGTGGTAGTGGAAGTGGTTCAGGTGTATCTTCCCAAAATTCAGGACCTACAATTGGCTCCAATGTATGACCGTAGAGATTTAAATACTTGTCCTTCTTGTAGTAGTCACTAACATGGATATGCATAGGGTCACTCCTAAAATTTATACATGCAGATGCATGATAACAAGGAAGTCCTGTTAATACCCATTTCCTACAGGAGCAAGTCTTTTTTTGCAAGTCAACAACCAATTCATCTCCACCTTCTGAGCATGTGACACTGTAAGAAGTCCCACCAGATCATGTCACAACACATCCACCTGCAAAATGGAGGGCCCTGCATAACATACTTATGTTAGTTGGAGGAAATCATGATATACAAAATAGAGGGCCCTGCATAACATACTTACttgttcagttttttttttgtgcacCGAGacatatcacaaaatccaaatTCATCATTTTGTCTCTTCTCACTTGAATCCTTTTCATGACTGATTTATGTATCTCTCTGAGCATGGTGATTATTGGTAGATCTCTTAATTTTCTGATGCTGCTATTAAAAACCTCGCAATGATTGTTAACAAACATATCACTGCAAGGTGTTGTCCTAAAAGCAGACATAGACCACTGCTCTCCAGGTTTTTGATCAAGCCAATCAAAACATTTACTTGAAACCTAAGTACAATTGAAAcaataaaataagataaaaaaacAGGATCAGTCCTAGTATTCTCATCATCAGTAGAATTGCATGCCATTCTTTCATCATCACTATCTGCATAGACAGTGGAATCACTAGCAGATGACTTCTCACTAGCATCATGCAGGTCTTTATCCACATTTGTATCATATAGcaagtcatcatcagagttatCTTGGTTAGAACTGTCACAATGAAAGGTATCATCACTACTCTCTTGTGATTCCAATACAAAATCAGAGTCACTGTCaggatttgaaaaatatttgtctAAACCCTCAAACTCCCTCACTTGTTCCTCTGTTTCTACCTCACATTGGGTGCTACCAGGAAATTGAGTGTTGTCAAAGTCATACTCATCCTGATCATTAGGATCTATTGGCACAGTCATCCTAGGTGTTGTCTCTTTCCTTGGAGCAACTGGCTCTTTAGGTGTTAGTTCAACATACTGCACATCAAGTTCATCAAGGTTTGTCTCAGGAGGAGGTGCAGTATTTAGATGTGGCATAGTGGACACATAAATCTCTATGAACTTAGATGGGGGTATAAGTTCACACATGGTCAACAACTCTGCATCACAGTCTATTGGAAACAATCCCCTCTCAAAATTAGTGCCAGGAAGCTTATACCACATTACATGAAATCCACCTTCTACCTCTATTTCTTTGAGCATACTATATATCTCAATAAGACTAATCTGATCAGCATTACAGAAGTCAATGTAATCTATATCACCACCAACATAAGTCCTAGGCTCATCAGTCATTTTACCACCATGAAATATTTTAAGTGTAAAGTCATCAGGTTCTGGAAGTAAGGCACACATTTGACAATAACCCACTTAGGGCACTGAATAAACAAAGACTAAATAGCAATTCAGTGGATCAATAAACAAGCATAGTCATTTTAATAAACAAGCACATCTTGAAATGTGTAAAAGCCCTAAATATAAAATCCCTAATATGAAGCTCCAAACTGTAAAGGCAATGCAATTAACAATAGAAAACGACTAATAATAGACAGCAAGTCGACAACATAGGTTATATACACAGATTTCACATGCAAGTAGTTAGGTTTAGAAGCTCACCAGAGTAATCGGGGCACTCGTGCGGGTGATACACAGCAGCATCCTCCTCAAGTCTTCGAAACCAACTCATTTTCCTTTAACAGCGAACTGATAGATTTCTTTCCTTGCTCGATCGCGTTTTGAGCTAAAATGGGGGTAATAGGTCTTGGATTTGGTGGGAAAGACGAATGGGTTTTTTATGTTATGTCTGTGTCAATACATTATATCACTGATGGCGTTTGTTTCGTTTTAACGGAGAATGGGCGGAGCCCTTcaattgttaaaaaaagatttgtTCGGCCACGCAATTGATGAATTTTATTGTTTGGCCACCAAAGTGCAAAAACAAAATAGTATAGGCCACCAAAGTGCTATTTACTCATTCAAATTCTATGTTAATATTTAGATTAAAGACTGTGTTTACACTGGCTAACATAACATCTGCAATATAACTATAAACTCTAGCCCAACTACGAGAAAATGGACTTTTAATTCGTATAACTATAAACTAATCTTAcatatatgtaatatttatattgaaaattaatattttttataaattacaaataatatataatatatttatttacttaaaaaatcggttcggatcggattttttcgGAGGTTTGTAGCTATAATCGGAACCGAAcaatcggtttcggtttttaaatttttagttccggtttcggttcggttttatacgGTTCGATTTATAGCGGTTTTTAgaggtttcggtttcggtttcggtttcggattcggatttgttcggttttttgctcaaccctaccttttagcccttatggcgtataccAGTATATAATGAGGTGAACAAAGTTGACattcacacgtgagggttaaaagtAACATTAAATattgagggttaaaaggaacatttaatgtattttaatgtattatttaggggttaaaactcaaaaagaacgagatgtatactttagggttaaaaggtacgcccaaactttaccccGAATATCAATTGTCAAGTTTACCCTCCGTTATACACCGTTATTTGaaaaaagggctaaaaggtacacTAGTAAAACTTTAAGGGTTGAATCGAATGACTTTAAACATCGAGGCCGCATCAGAATATTCATCCAAACTTCGAAGGCTAAAAGATCATTAAGATAAAAaacatatctatactatatactatactataataagccaacatgggtataatttgtagtccaagtttttagttataaacttttttggtttggtactctcattttggtactacaagtctacaaatgtggagtctatctattagtcttacattgttaaacagtttcaaatactaaaaacactcataacaatatattatcatataatatttcattataaaaattataaatatacaattttgaatatctttttttaaccaAGAAcctttatataacttttttttaaatttaacatgttttatttcaatataaacacgaaccattacataactttTTCTAACTTTAATCTTGAAAGTttctgttgtcaaaaaaaccaagattacaaactTACgctgaaattcgattgattagattactgaatctttcaaaggtattacacgatcatCTATGTTTggtgaaaatttgaattttatgatttttttatttttaaatctacatgtactaaattcggattaaatgtaccaAAATCCTGATGTGTGTGTGTTAGGGTATTTTCAAGTAATCAGGagaaaaatatagtcagttgaataatataatttaattaaaattcaatccatcaatattaaaatactaataaaatgatgttaaaatttaaattataaataataaattataaactatataCCTACCCGtgcgcacgggttaaaggctagtataagATAAAAAAGCAGAGAAAAGAGAGCGTGGCAAACAAGGACACATAGcaacaaattaaaactaaagtCATAGGAAAATATTACACCGAGTATGTGTGGTGGCAACATTGGGCTAGAGAGAGAAATTCGAACCAAaaatttagagagagagagaaaaatgCAATCAAACGTAGGAGGAGAAAGCTTTTTTCACCCTCTTTCAGAAAATGGTGGTGGAAGAGAGGCTCCTCTTCTGAAATCATTCTGAAAAGGGCAGTCAAGAATtcacaatataaaaaattgtgctaaattctttaaaatatttaatttatcatcatCACATTTTCTTGGACACATTTCCAAGAATTGCATGCCATTGAATTAGCCGCTGGGGAATGCAAATATTTGCAGCAGAAACAACTGGATTGTATTCTTTTTGGACTGCCTCTTTTGCCCTTTTGGTAGGTTCTGTCTTTCTCTTTACATTTCGCATGTTGCCTTTTGTTTAGGCTTGCTTGTGCATGAGGTTATTCCTTggtcatttttatttcttttgatattccaTAAATGtgtcattttttgttgttttttacgTCGAAGAAGATTAATTATTATGTTGTTTTTATTGCAACAGGGTATCGAAACAGAGCTGTGACATAGACCAGCTCTAATTTGGTCATTGCAGTAAGAGGGGGCTAGCTAGTTTGTGTGTAGTGCATTGTTTTGgtatatatttgtttgtgaaattatacaaatttgtgttgttgatgttgaaaaatCTTAAGTCCGAGTAGTTTTTGGCTCGGTGGGGGGTTTATCTAAAGAAAGCTGGCGATTTTGTATACCAAATTGTACAGAATCCTGGCTGTTGGCAGATATTATCACTGCCTCCACCGTTGTGGCGTATGAGCGATGGGGGGAAGATGGAACACAAGTGGAATTCAGCTGATCTGCTTATCGATTTTTATTCTTGTCTTGAAAATTCAAGGACATTGCTTGCTCAATTATGAAGGTATCATCTTATGTCTATTGCATTTTTATGTGTGTTTATGTGTGCTTGGTGACTCGAATTTGTCACTCATATGGTTTGAAATGGAATACAGGATTTGCATTACTTTCATTTCGTGCTTCGGTTGTATCAGATCCACTAGGTGCTTTATCAGACTGGAATCCTGATGACTGTAACCCATGCCTGTGGTCAGGTGTTCATTGTGTCAATGGTCGAGTGCAAATGCTGTGAGTTTAAGAACTGATTCTTGTTGCAACAGTCTGTAGATTATGTTAATTGTTTTAGTCGTATATATGGGCAACAAATATAGAAATTTATGTAGGTCACTGTTAATGGTAAAATGGGATTGGACTAATGTTCCTCTATGAAACAGGGATCTTGCTGGGCTTTCACTTCAAGGAGGCTTAGCACCAAGTCTTGGAAAACTTACTCATTTAAAAATCCTGTAAGTGTGACGGTATATTGTCTTACATTGCCGGATTTGTATCTTATGAGCTTACTTTCAGTATGTTATTCTCATGTTGTGGTATATTAAAAGCCATATTTCCTAGTTTAAATACATCTTCAATATTGCAACAAAAGCGATTGCTTAACACCTGTGCTCAAGGAATTTCACTTTGAAGTATTAGTTTGTTTAAAGAACAAAGAATATGTGTGTTCGCTGTGCTTGTGTTTCTtcttgtgtttgtgtgtgtgtgtaatattaCCGGTGCATCAAGAGAACTAAATCTCTTGAAGCCAATGTATGTGCGTCAATTCTGAGTTTGCTTAGAACTTGTTGTAATTTATGAGGTCAGTTATGAGATTCTAATGCCGAGTACTATTgtttaataatttgtaaataatattttgtgtgctgttataattttttagatCCTACGAAAATCTTTTAATCTCTTATCGTCCTTTTGAATTGGCAGAATACTCTCTCATAACCAATTTTCTGGTTCTGTCCCTAAGGAGTATAGTGGTCTTCCAATGCTGGAGATTATGGACTTACGGAGTAATAGTTTGAACGGAATCATTCCATCTGAGATTACAGAGATGCCTTCACTAAAGTGTTTGTAAGTTTATCTTCTGATTTGTATTTGGGAAtcaaagttttttttatcttcatTCCATAATAGATGAGACCTGTAACTTCTGTATACTTAAACCAGGTTGGTTCAGAACAATAATTTTGAAGGTGTAGCATCTAAACAGAACAGAAACATCGATATTTCCACTAAACTGCTTTCTGATGGAAAGCATGTATCTGGTGCTGCCGCTGAATACAGTTGTGTAAATAGAAAATTGGGGCACCGGTAagatatgtaaattttttttgtgacaAATGATAATGCTACAAAGGCTTGTGAAATGTGTGAAATTAAGTACATTTTAAATGTCTGCCTTTCTTAACAATTTCTGTATGTTATGGACCGTATTTGCGTAAGTAGCCTGATATGCAGAATGCAAATTTTCATATATGTTCCAGCAAAGGTACTGTCGAATTGTTTGTGATCTATCTTATTCATTGTGTAGCATCTTTCACTGTCATATCTTATCACTGAAGAATAAAGAAGCGTTCACAAAAGCAGAAACCCGGCTGAAAGCAGAACTCGTCAGCACGCAGATCCAAGAGACACTGAATCATTATCTCCGTATGTTGCCTTCGTAAGAATCCCAGTTTCATACCATGCGTGttaatttcattttgttttgGCTTTCCTTAAGGGGTGTTTTATTCACTTACGAAGATTATTATTTATACCCTCCCTTTTTTCTCCTGCTGGCGCTTcattatgttttgtttatgttaatctattattaattttgaagGCCCAAGTTTGAAGAAAGTCTCTTTACAGATGATGCTGAGGTTTTCTGCAATAATCCCCGAAGTATGTACAAACTAATACAGATAAAGAGCATTGCTTGAAAATTTTACCCTTCTTAGTATACTGATTAGGATTTTAATACGGCAGGTTCTTCTGAGTCACATAACCTAGATAACACTGTACGTCGTAGGCTAGCTGAACAGTCCAGTAATCTGGCTGCTGCTCCAGCTACCGGTGCTTCTGCTGCAGAGCCTATTATTGTTCTTCCTAGTACTAGGAGTAGTGGATCATTTCCTGCTGTCCCGAAGGAAAAGAAAGAACCTTTGCACTCTCCTGCACCTGCGCCTCCTAAACATCACCATTCTGTTGCTCAACCTCAAAATGCCAATAACAGATATTCCGGAGATGAGTGGAAATACATAGTTGGAATATTAGTTGCTGTTTTTTTCGCGTTGCTGGTCACATTCATATGCTTTGTCTGCCGTAACCTGGCAGTAAAAAACATACGTCCTTGGAAGACTGGATTGAGTGGACAATTACAGAAAGCATTTGTGACAGGTATCATTTCcaaatctagtcatctaaaccAAACAATTATGCTTGTTAATTCAGAAAATGACATTAAACTTTTTGGGTCAATTTGGATATACTACGATTCTACGAATGCTGCAGTGGCCTCTGTGTTATTCGTAGAACTGATATTCACTAGCATGTCagtttgttattaatataactTGTACTATCCGATCTTGATTCTATAGGCATGATgcttatataaaaattacagGTGTTCCTAAGCTAAACCGGGATGAGCTAGAAACTGCCTGTGAGGATTTCAGCAACATATTTGAAGCTCATGATTCCGTCACTGTCTATAAGGGTATACTATCTAGTGGAGTTGAGATTGCTGTTGCCTCAACCTCGATTAAATCTCGTAAGGAATGGTCAAAGAGGTCAGAATATGTCTATCGAAAGCAGGTTAGTTGTTTACATAAGCATCAGATAATATACATGCTGAACAATAGGTTTCATTTCAGCTATTGCTTTCTTTTGCATCTTTTTAGATTGATTCACTCTCACGGATAAACCACAAGAACTTTGCCAACCTTATTGGTTACTGTGAGGAGAATGAACCTTTTGCAAGGATGCTGGTATTTGAGTTTGTGCCTAATGGGACTCTATTTCAGCATTTACACAGTAAGTATTCAATTATCTACACTGATAGTAATACTAATTGGTGGCCTAACAAGAAACACTGGCAATATCCcattgaatgttatattttttcaGTGAAAGAACTTGAACATCTCGATTGGAATGCACGGGTGAGGATCATCATGGGAATAGCTTACTGCCTGCAATATATGCATGGCCTAAATCCCCCAATGCCACATTCCAACCTAAAATCACACACAATCTTTTTAACTGAAGATTATGCTGCAAAAGTATGCTTCTAtctcatatttataattttcgcATGCATAAAGGTGCATGGATTTCCTGATTTACATTTAGATGTTCTTTGTTCTTAATTTCTGTTCTCCTCTGACTTCAGATTGCTGAGACTGAATTCTGGAATGAACTTCAATACAAATCAAGGGTGTCTACAAGAAAAGAATCGGGACATTGTGATCTTCCACCTCCCGCGGATGTTGAAACAGATGTCTACAATTTCGGAGTCCTGCTGCTGGAGATAATATCAGGAAGGCTCTCATTTTCAGAAGAGCAGGGGCACATTGTGACCTGGGTAAATCAGAATTACACTTTTCACGCGAAAAAGCTTTTAAACCTTTATAACTTGCCACTGAGAAACGTAATTGAATCTTTTCAGGCCTCTAAGTACCTAACAGACAAACAGAAGTATAAATGTATGATAGATCATACTTTGAAAGCCTTCAAAAATGATGAGCTTGAAGTTATCTGTGATATCGTCCAAGAATGCATCCACCAGGATCCTTGGAAGAGACCGACTTTAAACGAGATCATATCCAGGCTGCGAGAAGTTATCAGAGTATCAGCAGATTCAGCTGCTCCAAGACTCTCTCCCCTTTGGTGGGCTGAGCTGGAGATTTTGTCAGCAGAAGCAGCATGATTTGGAACTCTTCAGGTTGTAACATGTATCACTGATACACCAAGTACAAATAGACCACCTTCCTTCCCTACTTTTCTATAGAAATATCGATCAAGTAGGACTCGTAAATCCTAATGATTGTTCTTTCTTTGAGTCACTAATACAATATTTTCGAAGCATGGAATTTTCTAGCTATAAATTTAAAACTCTACAAAAATGAACTACgggggtgtttggttcatggttaatgaacACGGTTAACAGGAATCAGAACCTTAATCCCATAACAAGTGTTTGTATTAGTTATTTGGTGTTATGAAATGGGAACTCCAATCCTTTTAGGTGATTAAATCATACCCTTCTCACCCTTTGGGTTACCCTACCATTCTCATTCCTATTAAccccattcccattcccgaTTCCAATTCTCAACCTTAATCTAAACGTCCCTTATGTAATCAAGAATGA is a window from the Daucus carota subsp. sativus chromosome 8, DH1 v3.0, whole genome shotgun sequence genome containing:
- the LOC108198665 gene encoding protein MALE DISCOVERER 2 isoform X1; this encodes MGGRWNTSGIQLICLSIFILVLKIQGHCLLNYEGFALLSFRASVVSDPLGALSDWNPDDCNPCLWSGVHCVNGRVQMLDLAGLSLQGGLAPSLGKLTHLKILILSHNQFSGSVPKEYSGLPMLEIMDLRSNSLNGIIPSEITEMPSLKCLLVQNNNFEGVASKQNRNIDISTKLLSDGKHVSGAAAEYSCVNRKLGHRIFHCHILSLKNKEAFTKAETRLKAELVSTQIQETLNHYLRMLPSPKFEESLFTDDAEVFCNNPRSSSESHNLDNTVRRRLAEQSSNLAAAPATGASAAEPIIVLPSTRSSGSFPAVPKEKKEPLHSPAPAPPKHHHSVAQPQNANNRYSGDEWKYIVGILVAVFFALLVTFICFVCRNLAVKNIRPWKTGLSGQLQKAFVTGVPKLNRDELETACEDFSNIFEAHDSVTVYKGILSSGVEIAVASTSIKSRKEWSKRSEYVYRKQIDSLSRINHKNFANLIGYCEENEPFARMLVFEFVPNGTLFQHLHMKELEHLDWNARVRIIMGIAYCLQYMHGLNPPMPHSNLKSHTIFLTEDYAAKIAETEFWNELQYKSRVSTRKESGHCDLPPPADVETDVYNFGVLLLEIISGRLSFSEEQGHIVTWVNQNYTFHAKKLLNLYNLPLRNVIESFQASKYLTDKQKYKCMIDHTLKAFKNDELEVICDIVQECIHQDPWKRPTLNEIISRLREVIRVSADSAAPRLSPLWWAELEILSAEAA
- the LOC108198665 gene encoding protein MALE DISCOVERER 2 isoform X2 codes for the protein MGGRWNTSGIQLICLSIFILVLKIQGHCLLNYEGFALLSFRASVVSDPLGALSDWNPDDCNPCLWSGVHCVNGRVQMLDLAGLSLQGGLAPSLGKLTHLKILILSHNQFSGSVPKEYSGLPMLEIMDLRSNSLNGIIPSEITEMPSLKCLLVQNNNFEGVASKQNRNIDISTKLLSDGKHVSGAAAEYSCVNRKLGHRIFHCHILSLKNKEAFTKAETRLKAELVSTQIQETLNHYLRMLPSPKFEESLFTDDAEVFCNNPRSSSESHNLDNTVRRRLAEQSSNLAAAPATGASAAEPIIVLPSTRSSGSFPAVPKEKKEPLHSPAPAPPKHHHSVAQPQNANNRYSGDEWKYIVGILVAVFFALLVTFICFVCRNLAVKNIRPWKTGLSGQLQKAFVTGVPKLNRDELETACEDFSNIFEAHDSVTVYKGILSSGVEIAVASTSIKSRKEWSKRSEYVYRKQIDSLSRINHKNFANLIGYCEENEPFARMLVFEFVPNGTLFQHLHMKELEHLDWNARVRIIMGIAYCLQYMHGLNPPMPHSNLKSHTIFLTEDYAAKIAETEFWNELQYKSRVSTRKESGHCDLPPPADVETDVYNFGVLLLEIISGRLSFSEEQGHIVTWASKYLTDKQKYKCMIDHTLKAFKNDELEVICDIVQECIHQDPWKRPTLNEIISRLREVIRVSADSAAPRLSPLWWAELEILSAEAA